One Salvia miltiorrhiza cultivar Shanhuang (shh) chromosome 6, IMPLAD_Smil_shh, whole genome shotgun sequence genomic window, ctatttattaattaatttaattattatttatttattaattaatatatttattaattaatgagtTGGAGCTCATGGTAATAAAAATCTTAATTAGTTAttagtaaaaattaatttaattagttaattaactTATTTATTATTAGTTAGTTTTTTAAacttacttatttatttaatactattaattaaatactacctccgtccacgaaagaacttcctatttttcctttttgggacgttcataaaagaacttcctacctatttttggaataTATCTCAacacttataaatatctcaGTTACCTttacttttcaccttttcaccactcacaatactaattaaaacacattttcaccatttttaatACACTCAACACCTTTCGTGGAAGAAGAGAGTATTTATTATGTGCACAATTGACTATAATATGTACACGGTTGATTGAGTTTGTGCACGATCGAACAAAATCAACCATGTAAATGTTTGTGCATGATCGAACAGAATTACCTTACGTGATTCATTTACAGATATGTCATCCCGATGTGTTACAATTCgttataagtggctcaaaattttgggcacgagatttaagaaactactctctccgtcccattataagtggctcaaaattttttggcacgagaattaaggagaatgtgtaaattggttaaaagtggtaggacttatatttttttaagagttaattttttttcatttatggaaCTAGGctacttatagtgggacgacccaaaattGTATACaagccacttttagtgggataGAATGagtagtatttagtgtgttaagtgctgtagatgaaaaagtgaaaagatgaataaatgataaaacTTTTGtcaaataaggaaatatctcaagataggtgggacagagggagtaatgtTTTGAAATATACtatttttaacattaaaatatcTATTACATTCAtgtttataagattattttttttgtacccTCGATTTAAAAATCCTGGATACGCCGCTGGCAGTGACTGCTTTTTCAAGTTACGTGCAGTACAAACAGTTGAGTTTAGAGAATCATTAAGTTAATTCTGGGCCACACTTGCCATTCGGACTTGGGCCGCAATGCTCTAAGAATAATGTCGTCTAGAGTAGTTGCTGCATACTTTGCATGtaaattatccatttaggggTTCTAAAACACCAAAAGAGATGGTGGGTTAGATGCCTAGACTATTTGACATTGATATGTGCTACAAGTTTGCTCTGTGGTCCAGGGACATTGCTATAGAGATGATTTATAGTAAGTTCGAGCAGTCTTATCAAAGGCTCTCATCATATCTGGATATGTCAAGGGAGCATAATCTTGGGACCATATGTGATGTTCAGACTACTCAGACGAGTGAGTTCTGCTATATATTTGTAGTTCTTGGACAGTCTAGTGAGACCTGTCATTGTAGTAAATGGAACTCACCTTAAGGGAAATAACGAAGAGATTCTCTTCGTCGCAGTTACCAAACAAGGGAACGAAGGGGGTCTTTCCTCTTGcaattagtattaatttgatTGAGAATGACGAATCGTGGATATACTTTTTCTCGAAATTGCATATGAGCCTATGAAATCCGCCGGACGATTTACTGATCATGTCTGATCAACACAAGAGCATTTGGTGTGTCGTTGAGTTCATATGCCCGAATGTTGCTCACAAATTATGCTTTTTACTATATATAGAAGAACTTGATGCGATTTGACCGTCACGCAACTATAATCTACAAAAGTCAACTTACAATTATCGAGATGAAATATTTCAGGCAAACTTCGCAGCTTTAGATAATGGGGCAGAAAggttaatttttgtaatttcataTGTATTGTATTGTTTTATGTTAACGTAGTTGTTTGCTTGGACAATTCACACAAAATTCACTATACAAACAAACATGAGCGTTGATGATGAGAGAAAAGGCTGACCAGAAGGTTCCCTTATGACATTAGCATCCTACATTTGGatgctattattattttttagaaCTTCCAGCAAACACATTTCCAAACCtccaaatataaaaacaaaattgcATAGGCAATACATGTACGTATCACCACAAACCTGACAATCTTCAAATGTAAAAACACCTGTGCTTTAAAATTACTAGAGCGCTCcaagaaactgaaatcagtcaAAAGAAACGCCATGAATTACATTTGCAAGAAGATATTACAACAAAAAATGCTCTTCTCCTCCCCTtattctctttaaaaccttgtACATCATCACCAACATACTTGATTGACTTTGTCAAGTTTCTCAGAAACTGAAACAGTGATTCTGTTCTATGCGGGTGTGCTCGAGTATAAAAGGGTGAAGAATAGTTCAACTTCGGGTATGTTCCGAATCATTTGGATGTACCTACCTCTGTTGGATTCGGTAACAAGCTGTTGAGCCATAAGAGCTATTCTCGGAACAAGTCTGGCGAGTGGCATCCCAGATATCAAATTGTTTTCTCCGCAATGGATGCTTAGATCTTCCAACACAACATTCACCACTGCTCTTAGAGATGTGTCAACAATATTGGCGAACTCAGCACTGTCCAATCAAATGGAACAGGTTAAAACGAGCACATCAGCATAACGTCAAGTCAGCATCTGTTAGAGAAACGGCAAAAACAAGAGAATACAAAAATCCAGCACAATAAAGGCCAAACTCCAAATGGAAGGTAATGAATTTTAGAGCTTATTCGATAGGAAAGTATCCCTTACTACCTCGGCACTTAGCATAAGCTTGACGTCAAAGTCAAGAACTACCATACAGTGTTCTTGCTcacaaaataaagaaaactagagtattttgatattttgacCTTTCTTATTGTTCATCTAACAACAGCTGTATTCCAAGGATTTGAAAGTCTCAAAAAGCTGCACTGTGTGATTTGGAGGTCCCTCACACAATCTTTTCTTACTTTAACATCTTTTTCAAAGAACGGATAAAAAACTTGAGCGCAACCTAGCTCAACAAACAAGGTGCCGTAATTGCAGTTTGCAGAAGCAACACCAGTTGCATAAAATCATACCTTGACAATACTGCACGTGTTTCTCCCATGAGCAACTCAAATTTTGTAACATGTGAGAGATCTGACACACCGCTGCTGGATGGCGCAAcaaatttgtaaacatcaccaTCTTCAGGCATCAGATAACCCACCCACTGACTGGGGCTATGCCTAATCATTAAAGTATCCAATATGCGTATAATAGTATCATGAACTAATGAAGTATTGAAGATATCTTTCAGGTGCTTTCTGCAAATGAAAAATTAACAACTTATAATTAGTTTTGATATCAAAACAATTATTGCAGTGACATCACTAGGGATCCAAGAAACAATGCAAAGGAGTTTTGAAATgtaatttttctaaattttatcTCAATGAAATATGGGTGGGCCAGATCAAGGGCTGACACTGGAATTCAAGCCCAGTGTAGTAGGACTCAGGCATGGTTCTCAGGCATGGAGACTAAAGTGTGTAATATGGCGTCACATCTAAGAATCCAGATGCTACCTATTCGCAGTATCAGATTCAACATATGCAATTGAGCTTAAGGTATCCACATAAAAGAATCAAGACTAAAACAAATGCCTTACAGGTACAACAAATTACAGAGAACTAAAGCAACTTCATGAAAAAGCAGCAAGGAAAGCACACAcaaaaacacacacatatacataaGACTGAAATAATGACAGATAACCAAAAATAACGCTGAGATAATAGTTGAGTAGCACATTACATAACTCAATCCCCTAGATTATATAAAGAATACGGAAAATCAGGCCATCAACACCAAGTGAGCAAGTTCTAGCTGCACTGATCTCTAACCCCAAAAATTCATATGTGATATTATATCGTCTGTGAACTCCACTGGCCCATAAAAAGAAACTGGCAAATAAACTCTTCCGCACCAACTCAATGGGTTAACGGTCTAATGTATTATTTTCTTGGCCATATGCAAATCAGGTTCCCAAGCTCCTTTTGTGGTGGGGTACACCCATTGAATGGCAGAGAACTTTATTTTCCTAACTTTCTTTCCTTACCTACGGTTAATTCTGACCATcctatttgaaattaaaaacaGATTTATTTGAAAGACATACAAACTACATATTACATATAAATCGTATATTCACTTGTAGATGGACAAATTAGTGACATGATAGATATCACAAATTCTGACCTTGGCTCTCTGCTtattttcatgaatatgttGAGTGCCATCATACTATATAAGGCTCCAATCAACATTAGCATTACTGGTAAACATAATGAAACTCTCCTACTTTAGAAATCTAGATCACTACTTAGATTTCAGGATTTCTCCATATTCAGAAACAGCTGTTATTACTCCTaagatttaaaattcatgtgtgATCCTACCATGAACGACAACAGTCAGGAAATTGAAAGTAGGTTCTCAAGTCGGACTCATGGATAAACCATTTCCGGAAAAGCCTAAACATTGTTCTCCAAGAGAAAAACAAATTTAGGATTACAAAATTATGTTTAATGTAACACTATCTCTGGAAATAATTCCTTTATTACCCCAGCAGCCATCCATAGTATACCTTTATCTTTGAATAAAGGTTCTACCCTCAATAGAGAATAAAGCACTCCATAGAGGCCTTTTCAAACAAATACATTCACAATCATGCAATGCATAAGAGAACGAACTTCAGAACCCCAGGACTCGTGGGTGCTCAAACTAAATAGCAGATAgctataaaaaaagaaaaaagagagaattCCCGGTATAACAATTTGGGCAAGTCTAAGTCATTCAAATTCTTTCGGGTGAAACATGAGAAATTAGAAACACGTTAAATGGGTCTTCAAGTGAAGGATTTAGAGGACAAGGTGATGGGCAGTATGGTGGGAACTTAAAGCTGCAGAGGCTGGAAGTAAACTTGGAAAGTCCTAAGGTCGTAATAGCTGCTGCAGGAGCTCAGATAATGAGGCAAAGTGTGGATAAATAAAGAGATCCTATCTCTCAATTCATAATTTTTGCACAGTTTATTTTATACTCTTGTTCATTAAAATATATAGTTACTAAAATAATGATACAAAAATGAATGATTTGATGCTGCTTCAATTATCTTAGAATTGTATAGTGCATTTAAGACATACACAGTTGCACCCTTGTTCTGTATTATAGTGGTAACAATGCATTAAAGAAACAAAAACACAGAAGTACTAAAAAAGACTTACATAATAAGTAAATAATTCTCAGAATAAAACATGTTTCACAAAGATGCGAAATGCCAGGAAATAAACAGCTATGACCTAGAAAgctgaaaaatatttaataagatGTACCAAAATATTTCAATTGGTCACAAGATATCAATTGTTTAACCATTGCAAGAAAGGCTGAAAtgtagaaaaaaaattacaatatgaaGAAAATGGCAGTTTAGGAAGGTTCCAGAGAAAGCATATAGAAGAAGCATGCATACAATGAAGCagaaaaaacctaaaatttAGGAAGATTGGGGAAAAAGAAAGATGAAACAATCACTAGTCTCATATATATGCATAGAAAGGCATACATACCCCTTGAGTACTTCTGATGTCACAGCCTCTGTACCAGATATCAAAGAAAGCAGACCGTGGTTAGAAAGATAATCAGCACAGGCCAAAAACTGTTGTTCATCATTTTTGTCAATCATTTCAGCTTCATCCTGGATCACAGAGATGAGCCATTCTTTAGATATACATAAATAGATCAGGCTTCAGCATTAATAAAACTACATATATTTAGCACCATTCTACTGCTGATGCATCATTATTTATTGCAACATGTTTATACAAGTTTCTTAAGAAAGCACGCTTACATTCCCTAAAGCTGATTTGCATTAAGTAAACTGTACAAAAGCACCAGATACAATCAGTAATTCGAAAATGCTGCAATCATCGCATGCAAAGCTACTCGCCCACATAATATTGATCAGGTTTAAACATGAAAAGATAGAAATTGTTGAACTGACAGGAGTCCCCAACACAGAAACAAATAATAAATGCTCAGGCTAATTAGCAAACAATAATCATGGGTGAGTAATTTCAGACTAAACAACAGATAATGAGTTTAACTAAATGATGAGTTCACATATCAAATTTTTTATAGTAGGAGAAACCCGATAATGCTAGTATCCATTCAaattgaagcatgatagtcAGCATAATTCAAGAAAGGAAGGAGACAGCCCACAAGAAGTGAAAGACAAGGTGAAATAAAAAGTgactaattactaattaactCTGGAAAGACATTATCCTTTGACTGTTAGGATTTGGCTTCAGAAAAGCTTAATCCTATCAAAAAAATAACAAGTAAAGATTCTGACTGAGAATCCAAGAGTTTAACTTATAGCACAAgaaataagtctaattaatagtTAATCGGTAACGGTAATATACAGACGTCTAGACATCCATTTATAATTCACCAATGGTGTCTCTAAAAGTATCTATCCAGTGATCCATAATGgaagataaagaaaaacaaTTGTGCTGAAACTGATAAAAAAGTGAAGTATCATTGCTTTGGTGAAAAAAGTGAGctattttattactttttcaGCAAAATTTCTTCTTAATCTCACCAACTAGAAACCTAGAGGAgaatcatcgaacaaaagactTAAATCTTAATAACACATTAGCAATTTGCAATTGGTGAACACGAGAAAGAGTCTTGCCAGGTTCTGGCAGTTCCCTGAGTTTGCCCAACATCAATACTTAGAAGTGTTAAGATGACAAGATCAACAAATCCTGCATTATGTTGCTGCACATATCACATATAACAAGATTCTCCTTGTCCCAAAAGAAACACAGCCAGAATATCCACCTTCATTCCCACTGTCTCCCATTGTTAAATGGTTAACTAGAAAAATTATGAAACAAAGGTTGAAATCATATACAGCCAGTAAGAATCACTGAACTGTTAGTTGTAACACCCTTAGGATTTAATCAGGCAGAGAAGGTACCACCAAAGTTCTCTTTATGCATTAAGCTTTAAAAAGAGATACAAGAGGTAAATGTACCCAACAAATACCAAGTCAGAAGCAGGACATAGGTTGCTAATACCTAAAATTTGCAGAATCAAATTAGCCCACAAAGGACTAGCTTAGATATCATAAAAAGGCACGTTTATCCTATTGCAAGGTAATCTATTAGCTCTAAATCATTTATAAGCTTATGCGGAGTCTTAAATTGAAAAACATTCAGTTACTTATCAATTCCGTTCCCCGAGATCACCAAGGTTAACTTTGATAACAGATACCGGTGTTCAGTCAATTTAGTCTTACAGTTTCTACTTTCAGTGAAAAATATCTTGAACTATAATAGATGCACAAGGAACATATATATTGGACATCTCCATTGCAGATGTAAGTAAGTACAGTTTGGGTGGTTATTGGTTAAAACAGGGCCATTATAAGAAAGGTGATACGTACGCAAATGTTAAATCATAGCTTAACTCTGCATGTGCGGATTGTGGATCTTGTAACTTCTCCTCTCTCCAAAAACATTTAGAACAGAAAAAATAATGCTCCTACTtacttaaaacattaaaaacTCCTTGAGACATTGTGGCAAATATGACCCAGGTCAAATAATGAGCATCAACAATATTGTTGCTAATGTGACTGCCACATGGCTGATTCGAGTACCTTTTGATGACAAGTAGAGTGTTCTCTCGTTTTGTTTTAACAATAACCATATATCCTTCCTAAATTATGGTCAACTGGTCATGTTAAAGATTCGTCCTCAATATCAACTTGGATGTGGGGCATGCCATGTCTACTCGTACAAACTAGATGACTTGTTCATAAATGTACACCTAAAAGGTTGGCCTAGGATAGGATACTACCTTAAGGGTTGTGAATAGTAATACACTTGAGGGATGTTATTAGTTTGTCCTAATACAGTGACGTCTATGAAATAATGATTCAGGTTATTGTGAACATCAGACGATGTAAAACATAGAGGTAATTATAAGAACTATCCCAACTATAAGACGTTTCTGAAATACTTTCTAGCATAAAAACATTATCTTGATAATAATACAACATTTTTGGAGACACATCACATAATAATGTTCTCCTCTACAAATAGGCCAGCTTGGTAATGCTCAAAACACAtctattgataaaaaaaaattaagcatTGTTAAAGGATTTCACTAAAGATAGCATCATTCTTACAAGCAGATGAGAACTTCCAAGACCTCTTGCTGTGTCAATATATAGATGTCTCCCTAAGATATTGACTTGCACCCTGATATAGAGGCTCAGCATAGTCAACGCCCAAATAGATGATACCATTTTTGTAAAACCTGTAAACATCACAGCCGATAGCACTAGAAAATCACTAAAATGGCCTAGATAAAGAAATACAGAGTGAATCAAGGAAAGCATTATATCCATACTCAATATTTTAAGTCTGTCCCATAGTTCAAGCTTCTCTGTCTTGGTTAGAGCATTTGCTTGGTCCTTTCCTTGAATTAATCTCTCTGTCAGAGGCGTAAGGTCCAAGTGCTCGGCCAAATGAATATCTAAGAAATGCATCACATGAGGCAGCGTTGCTGAATCAGCTATTCTCTGGACGCTCTGAAAATGTGATTGTATTCTATCCAAGAGAAAAGAAATAAACGAACGTTAATGAGCAGTCAGCTTCATTAGTAGCAATAACAAACGAATACACAAGGGTCAGCTGATCTTAACTGGGCTTTAATGAGTTCCTCACTTTCCCTCTCATCAGCAAGCTGCCTCTGAAGAGCAATAAGACTATGCCTCCGAGCATCATAGAGCCTGTACAGTAGATACCCGCCCCCAAAAGCTCCAAGTGCAACATACACTTTTCTCTTATGCCTTCTCCAAAATTGCCTATCATCGCGCACAAACATGTCGATCAAATATAAAAAGCTTATTAAgctaaaaaatattgaataataaCTTCAACAGTACGAAAATCACCACTTCCCACCCAAACAAAAGTAAAAGGAAGCCCAGTGGGGAAATTAATCAAACAATTGGAACTCATCACATGAAAAGGGAATTCGAGCCACTAGCACAATTCGATGGAAATCCCACAATTTCAGCAACTATTATACATAGTTCAAACATGTCATCACGCATTCTACACAAAAAATGGGGCAGAcgctaaaaaaatcaaaaagaaaatgaCGAACCACATTCAAACTCGTTGTTTTAACCCTTTATTAGTTGGTTGACGCCCACCAGCCCAACGATTTGGCCGGTGCTTCCTTCTCCTTTCGAGAAATCAAGCGAAGTGAGTTACGGGCAACTCAAGAATCTTGGAGTTGTTTTCCCTTCTTTTTATCTTTCTATTTTTGTGTTCTAATCAGAGCTCGAATCTTGGGTTATTTGCCTTTTTGCTTTTATCCGCGGTTTGCACTTTGGAATCTGTGATGAGTGAAAGATAAAAATTTTAAGCTGCTACAAAAATCATCACTTTTAATACATCGATGATTCGATATCAAAATTTTAACTGAAACTAAAATCTACTCATCAATTATTTATGCCACTGTATCAGTATATAATTGATGTCTACTATCTTCTCAGCCAAAAAAAAAGATGGACCAAAAAGCTATCCTATCCTACCCATTAAAAGCTTTAATTAATCTTACCCTAGAGCAAAATTATTTGTATGTTTGaaggaaaataataattaattaatatctttaATTTATCTAACCCTAGAGCAAAATTATTTATAAGTTTCAAGGAAAATCtatagggttaatagtgttttatgtcccgaacttccAGCGCTTTCTacaaaatgtcccgaactttcattttctcctaaaaaaccccgaactttcaatttttttcataaaatatctcgctatacaaaattcggtgacaaaaagatgaattatctCGCCGAAAGAAACATTTTGGGGACCGTCATTATTGAAAAACCATATTATGAACCACCATTATTAGAAAACGATGAAAGTTCGGGgttttttttatcatct contains:
- the LOC130990307 gene encoding peroxisome biogenesis protein 3-2-like, yielding MWQFWRRHKRKVYVALGAFGGGYLLYRLYDARRHSLIALQRQLADERESEELIKAQIQSHFQSVQRIADSATLPHVMHFLDIHLAEHLDLTPLTERLIQGKDQANALTKTEKLELWDRLKILSFTKMVSSIWALTMLSLYIRVQVNILGRHLYIDTARGLGSSHLLDEAEMIDKNDEQQFLACADYLSNHGLLSLISGTEAVTSEVLKGKHLKDIFNTSLVHDTIIRILDTLMIRHSPSQWVGYLMPEDGDVYKFVAPSSSGVSDLSHVTKFELLMGETRAVLSSAEFANIVDTSLRAVVNVVLEDLSIHCGENNLISGMPLARLVPRIALMAQQLVTESNRGRYIQMIRNIPEVELFFTLLYSSTPA